A single window of Leclercia adecarboxylata DNA harbors:
- a CDS encoding FecCD family ABC transporter permease — protein MTAVVQQTRHNWLLPASGFLAIVALLLVIAIGVSVGELSIPLQSVFYAITNKIGLTEVPLNRIYESVIWDFRLSRALVAACCGAGLAICGAVLQSLLKNALAEPYVLGVSAGASTGAVAVVVLGVGSGTVTLSAGAFAGAFAAFAFVALLTNGARGGSERTILAGVAASQLFNAITAWTVSTSASAQQARDVMFWLLGSFSGVRWPEFQLVLIMVLVGLAICLYYARALDAFTFGDDAAASLGIAVPWVRLILFIVTALMTATIVSMAGSIGFVGLVVPHVMRFFFGPLHRTLLIASALAGAILMVLADIASRLLIAPQSLPVGVVTALVGVPFFAMIIYRSRNK, from the coding sequence ATGACCGCAGTGGTTCAACAGACCCGACATAACTGGCTGCTGCCGGCATCGGGTTTTCTGGCGATAGTGGCGTTACTGCTGGTGATCGCCATCGGCGTCAGCGTGGGGGAGCTGTCGATCCCCCTGCAGAGCGTGTTCTATGCCATTACCAACAAAATCGGCTTAACCGAGGTTCCGCTCAACCGCATCTACGAGAGCGTAATCTGGGACTTCCGCCTGAGCCGGGCGCTGGTGGCGGCCTGCTGCGGCGCGGGGCTGGCGATTTGCGGTGCGGTACTGCAAAGCCTGCTGAAAAACGCCCTCGCTGAGCCCTACGTGCTGGGCGTGTCTGCCGGGGCGTCCACCGGCGCGGTCGCCGTGGTGGTGCTGGGCGTTGGCAGCGGCACCGTCACCCTCTCCGCCGGGGCCTTTGCCGGAGCCTTTGCCGCCTTTGCGTTTGTGGCCCTGCTGACCAACGGCGCGCGCGGCGGTAGTGAACGCACCATTCTTGCCGGGGTTGCCGCCTCGCAGCTGTTTAACGCCATCACCGCCTGGACCGTCAGCACCTCGGCCAGCGCCCAGCAGGCGCGCGACGTGATGTTCTGGCTGCTGGGCAGCTTTAGCGGCGTGAGATGGCCCGAGTTCCAGCTGGTCCTGATAATGGTGCTGGTGGGTCTGGCGATCTGCCTCTATTACGCCCGCGCGCTCGACGCCTTCACCTTTGGCGACGATGCCGCCGCCTCGCTGGGGATCGCCGTGCCCTGGGTGCGCCTGATCCTGTTTATCGTCACCGCGTTAATGACCGCGACCATCGTCAGCATGGCGGGCTCCATTGGCTTTGTCGGCCTGGTGGTACCGCACGTGATGCGCTTCTTCTTTGGCCCGTTGCACCGCACGCTGCTCATCGCCAGCGCGCTGGCCGGCGCGATCCTGATGGTGCTGGCGGATATCGCCTCCCGTCTTCTGATCGCCCCGCAAAGCCTGCCGGTTGGCGTGGTCACCGCGCTGGTTGGCGTCCCGTTCTTTGCCATGATTATCTATCGTTCAAGGAATAAGTGA
- a CDS encoding 6-phospho-beta-glucosidase produces the protein MSVFPQGFLWGGALAANQSEGAYREGGKGLTTVDMIPHGANRLAVKVGKEKRFSLRDDEFYPSHNAIDFYHRYKEDIALMAEMGFTVFRTSIAWSRLYPNGDEPLPNKEGIAFYRAVFEECKKYNIEPLVTLCHFDVPMHLVTEYGSWRNRKMVDFFARYARTCFEEFNGLVKYWLTFNEINIMLHSPFSGAGLVFEEGENEDQVKYQAAHHELVASALATKIAHEVNPENQVGCMLAGGNFYPYSCKPEDVWMALEKDRENLFFIDVQARGSYPAYSARVFREKGVVIVKDPGDDDLLKHTVDFVSFSYYASRCASADMNAGNTSAANIVKSLRNPHIEVSEWGWGIDPLGLRITMNMMYDRYQKPLFLVENGLGAKDEIDANGEINDDYRISYLREHIRAMGDAIEDGIPLIGYTSWGCIDLVAASTGEMSKRYGFIYVDRDDAGNGTLDRKRKKSFWWYKKVITSNGADLD, from the coding sequence ATGTCAGTTTTTCCACAAGGATTTTTATGGGGCGGCGCACTGGCCGCTAACCAGAGCGAAGGCGCATACCGTGAAGGCGGCAAGGGCCTGACCACCGTCGATATGATCCCCCACGGCGCTAACCGCCTGGCGGTAAAAGTCGGCAAGGAAAAACGCTTTTCGCTGCGTGACGACGAGTTCTATCCCAGCCACAACGCGATCGATTTTTACCATCGCTATAAAGAAGATATCGCCTTAATGGCCGAGATGGGCTTCACGGTATTCCGTACCTCGATTGCCTGGAGCCGTCTCTACCCGAACGGCGACGAGCCGCTGCCTAATAAAGAGGGAATTGCCTTTTACCGGGCGGTGTTCGAAGAGTGCAAAAAGTACAACATCGAGCCGCTGGTGACCCTGTGCCACTTCGACGTGCCGATGCATCTGGTGACCGAGTACGGCTCCTGGCGCAACCGCAAGATGGTCGACTTCTTCGCCCGCTATGCACGCACCTGCTTCGAAGAGTTCAACGGACTGGTGAAGTACTGGCTGACCTTCAACGAGATCAACATCATGCTGCACAGCCCCTTCTCCGGCGCCGGGCTGGTGTTTGAGGAAGGCGAAAACGAAGATCAGGTCAAGTACCAGGCAGCGCACCACGAGCTGGTGGCGAGCGCGCTGGCGACCAAAATTGCCCACGAGGTGAACCCGGAAAACCAGGTCGGCTGCATGCTGGCGGGCGGTAACTTCTACCCATACTCCTGCAAACCGGAAGACGTGTGGATGGCGCTGGAGAAAGACCGCGAGAACCTGTTCTTTATCGACGTACAGGCCCGCGGCAGCTATCCGGCCTACTCTGCCCGCGTGTTCCGCGAAAAAGGGGTGGTGATTGTCAAAGATCCCGGCGATGACGATCTGCTGAAACACACCGTCGATTTTGTGTCGTTCAGCTATTACGCCTCGCGCTGCGCCTCGGCGGATATGAACGCGGGCAACACCAGCGCGGCCAACATCGTCAAGTCCCTGCGCAACCCGCACATCGAGGTGAGCGAATGGGGCTGGGGCATCGACCCGCTGGGCCTGCGCATCACCATGAACATGATGTACGATCGCTACCAGAAGCCGCTGTTCCTGGTGGAAAACGGGCTGGGGGCGAAAGATGAGATTGACGCTAACGGCGAGATCAACGACGACTACCGCATCAGCTACCTGCGGGAGCATATCCGCGCTATGGGCGATGCGATTGAAGACGGCATCCCGCTGATCGGCTACACCAGCTGGGGCTGCATCGATCTGGTGGCCGCCTCAACGGGCGAGATGAGCAAACGCTACGGCTTTATCTATGTCGATCGCGATGACGCCGGGAACGGCACCCTCGATCGCAAACGCAAAAAATCGTTCTGGTGGTACAAGAAAGTGATCACCAGCAACGGTGCAGATTTAGATTAA
- a CDS encoding ABC transporter substrate-binding protein, which yields MKKVISALGLLIATAGSAFATTYPLTIENCGYKETFTKAPERVVALGQNTVEILLLLGLEDKVAASAFWPTKVLPQLAEQNKKVKTLTVEIPTLESILAQNPDFVPAQLPLLLGPESKVAKREDLATVGVNSYMSPGMCATKKDIGDMYGSRQKLWDMTFLYKEIEDFAKIFNVEDRGQALIADFKKREADLRSEFSKNKKDLSFVFWFSSSSPSSDAYVGGKNSASGFIANVLGGHNAITSETEWPTVGWESIIAANPDVIVVSSLDRNRWALDDAQEKIKFLKNDPAVSQLEAVKKGHIVIMDGQAMNPTIRTIYGAEQVGEQLRKMGLN from the coding sequence ATGAAAAAGGTCATCAGCGCATTAGGATTGCTGATCGCAACAGCAGGCTCGGCTTTTGCGACCACGTATCCTCTGACGATTGAGAATTGCGGATATAAAGAAACCTTCACCAAAGCGCCGGAACGCGTCGTGGCGCTGGGACAAAATACCGTTGAAATTCTGCTGCTGTTGGGCCTTGAAGATAAGGTAGCCGCCAGCGCCTTCTGGCCAACCAAAGTGCTGCCGCAGCTGGCTGAACAGAACAAAAAAGTCAAAACGCTGACCGTCGAGATCCCCACTCTGGAGTCTATCCTGGCGCAAAACCCGGACTTCGTTCCGGCGCAGCTGCCGCTGCTGCTGGGCCCGGAGAGTAAAGTCGCCAAACGCGAAGATCTGGCGACCGTGGGCGTGAACAGCTATATGTCGCCGGGCATGTGCGCCACCAAAAAAGATATTGGCGATATGTACGGCAGCCGCCAGAAGCTGTGGGATATGACCTTCCTGTACAAAGAGATCGAAGATTTCGCCAAAATCTTTAACGTGGAAGATCGCGGCCAGGCGCTGATTGCCGACTTCAAAAAGCGCGAAGCCGATCTGCGCAGCGAATTCAGCAAAAACAAAAAAGACCTCTCCTTCGTCTTCTGGTTCTCCAGCTCTTCCCCCTCTTCTGACGCCTACGTCGGCGGCAAAAACAGCGCCTCCGGCTTTATTGCCAACGTGCTGGGTGGCCACAACGCCATCACCTCCGAAACCGAATGGCCGACCGTCGGCTGGGAAAGCATTATTGCCGCCAACCCGGACGTGATCGTGGTCTCCAGCCTCGACCGTAATCGCTGGGCGCTGGACGATGCCCAGGAGAAAATCAAATTCCTGAAGAACGATCCGGCCGTCAGCCAGCTGGAAGCCGTTAAAAAAGGTCACATTGTGATCATGGACGGCCAGGCGATGAACCCAACCATCCGCACTATCTACGGCGCGGAACAGGTCGGTGAACAGCTCAGAAAGATGGGACTTAATTAA
- a CDS encoding nitrous oxide-stimulated promoter family protein, which yields MSGKRIAREKETIRKMIALYEKQCPQASKEAGHYPALNDYADKRLDKCVFGEEKPACKQCPVHCYQPAKREEMKQVMRWAGPRMLWRHPILTVRHLIDDRRPVPELPEKYRPKK from the coding sequence ATGTCAGGAAAACGTATCGCGCGCGAAAAAGAGACCATCCGCAAGATGATTGCGCTCTATGAAAAGCAGTGCCCGCAGGCATCGAAAGAGGCTGGGCACTATCCGGCACTGAATGATTATGCCGACAAGCGGCTGGATAAATGCGTGTTTGGCGAGGAAAAACCGGCCTGCAAACAGTGCCCTGTTCACTGTTATCAGCCGGCTAAACGGGAAGAGATGAAACAGGTGATGCGCTGGGCGGGGCCGCGGATGCTCTGGCGACACCCGATTTTAACGGTTCGCCACCTGATAGACGATCGCCGCCCGGTGCCGGAGCTGCCGGAAAAATACCGTCCGAAAAAATAA
- the ascF gene encoding PTS cellobiose/arbutin/salicin transporter subunit IIBC, whose protein sequence is MAKNYAALANAVVSALGGKDNIVAVTHCMTRLRFVAKDESLIDSATLKSISGVLGVVRNDNQCQVIIGNTVSQAYREVVNLLPADMQPAAPQGPQKLTLKRIGAGILDALIGTMSPLIPAIIGGSMVKLLAMILEMTGVLTKGEPTLTILTVIGDGAFFFLPLMVAASAAVKFKTNMSLAIAIAGVLVHPSFIELMAKAAQGEHVEFALIPVTAVKYTYTVIPALVMTWCLSYIERWVDRITPAVTKNFLKPMLIVLIAAPLAIVLIGPLGIWIGSGISSLVYTIHGYLGWLSVAIMGALWPLLVMTGMHRVFTPTIIQTIAETGKEGMVMPSEIGANLSLGGSSLAVAWKTKNPELRQTALAAAASAIMAGISEPALYGVAVRLKRPLIASLISGFICGAVAGIAGLASHSMAAPGLFTSVQFFDPANPMSIVWVFGVMALAVVLSFVLTLILGFEDIPVEEEAEKARALQTAPVQAKAAQA, encoded by the coding sequence ATGGCCAAAAATTATGCTGCGCTGGCGAATGCCGTTGTCAGCGCGCTCGGCGGCAAAGATAACATCGTCGCCGTCACCCACTGTATGACCCGACTGCGCTTTGTGGCGAAAGACGAGAGCCTGATCGACAGCGCCACGCTTAAGAGCATCAGCGGCGTGCTGGGGGTAGTGCGCAACGACAACCAGTGCCAGGTGATCATCGGCAATACCGTTTCCCAGGCGTATCGCGAGGTGGTCAATCTGCTGCCCGCCGACATGCAGCCTGCCGCGCCGCAGGGGCCGCAAAAGCTGACCCTGAAACGCATTGGCGCCGGGATCCTCGACGCGCTGATCGGCACCATGTCACCGCTGATCCCGGCGATCATCGGCGGATCGATGGTCAAACTGCTGGCGATGATCCTCGAGATGACCGGCGTGCTGACCAAAGGCGAACCGACGCTGACCATTCTGACGGTGATCGGCGACGGGGCGTTCTTCTTCCTGCCGCTGATGGTGGCTGCCTCTGCCGCGGTAAAATTCAAAACCAACATGTCGCTGGCGATTGCCATTGCCGGCGTGCTGGTGCACCCGAGCTTTATCGAGCTGATGGCCAAAGCGGCGCAGGGCGAGCACGTTGAGTTTGCCTTGATTCCAGTCACCGCGGTGAAGTACACCTACACGGTGATCCCGGCGCTGGTGATGACCTGGTGCCTGTCCTATATCGAACGCTGGGTGGACAGAATTACCCCGGCGGTCACCAAAAACTTCCTTAAGCCAATGCTGATCGTGCTGATTGCCGCCCCGCTCGCCATCGTCCTGATTGGGCCGCTGGGGATCTGGATCGGTAGCGGCATCTCTTCCCTGGTTTACACCATTCACGGCTATCTGGGCTGGTTGTCCGTTGCCATCATGGGCGCGCTGTGGCCGCTGCTGGTGATGACCGGGATGCACCGCGTCTTTACCCCAACCATCATTCAGACCATTGCCGAAACCGGCAAAGAAGGGATGGTGATGCCGTCTGAAATCGGCGCCAACCTGTCACTCGGCGGTTCATCGCTGGCGGTGGCGTGGAAAACCAAAAACCCGGAACTGCGTCAGACGGCGCTGGCCGCAGCGGCTTCTGCCATCATGGCGGGGATCTCTGAACCGGCGCTGTACGGCGTGGCGGTTCGCCTGAAACGCCCGTTGATTGCGAGCCTGATCAGCGGCTTTATTTGCGGCGCCGTCGCCGGGATTGCCGGACTGGCCAGCCACTCCATGGCGGCGCCGGGTCTGTTTACCAGCGTCCAGTTCTTCGACCCGGCTAACCCGATGTCTATCGTCTGGGTATTCGGGGTGATGGCCCTGGCCGTGGTGCTCTCTTTCGTGCTGACCCTGATCCTGGGCTTTGAAGATATCCCGGTAGAAGAGGAAGCGGAAAAAGCGCGCGCGCTGCAAACCGCACCGGTTCAGGCCAAAGCAGCACAAGCATAA
- a CDS encoding SymE family type I addiction module toxin has product MSDMCISRPSRHLTVGYFRKRHEDRKTKIPTRYSVHAALSLKGDWLEEAGFKTHSRVRVLVEQGKLVIELVVEEAS; this is encoded by the coding sequence ATGTCGGATATGTGTATTTCCAGACCCAGCCGTCATCTCACCGTGGGCTATTTCAGAAAACGTCACGAGGATCGCAAGACCAAGATCCCAACGCGCTACAGCGTGCACGCCGCGCTAAGTCTAAAAGGCGACTGGCTGGAAGAGGCGGGTTTTAAAACCCATTCCCGGGTACGGGTGCTGGTAGAACAGGGAAAATTAGTGATCGAACTGGTTGTGGAAGAGGCCTCGTAA
- a CDS encoding MFS transporter, which translates to MFPIRPATQLWPPVLLGSQFVFNIGFYAVVPFLAIFLRDDMLLSGGLIGLVLGLRTFSQQGMFIVGGALSDRYGARVIILCGCVVRVVGYLLLAFGYSLPVIIAGACLTGIGGALFSPSIEALLAKAGTRSEVQGKRSRAEWFALFAVCGELGAVLGPVAGALLTGLGFRQVALAGAAVFVVALIVLFFCLPAGSARNQPLQITPWWTTFRQPRFVAFIIAWSSWLLSYNQLYLALPVEIQRAGGSEKDLGPLFMLASGLVILFQLPLARFARRVGAVRILPVGFLLIAVSFLSVALFAPSEPAAGWLRLLPAACFVTLLTTGQMLLVPAGKDVVPWFASEATLGAHYGALATAGGCAVLAGNLLLGDLLDRALTPSVGAMYPWLVLAVFPFCSALAMVVICRPMRRPRA; encoded by the coding sequence GTGTTCCCGATCCGTCCCGCAACACAACTCTGGCCGCCCGTCTTACTGGGCAGCCAGTTTGTTTTCAACATCGGTTTTTATGCCGTTGTCCCCTTTCTGGCGATCTTTTTACGCGACGATATGCTGCTCTCGGGCGGGCTTATCGGGCTGGTGCTCGGGCTGAGAACCTTCTCCCAGCAGGGGATGTTTATCGTCGGCGGTGCCCTCTCCGACCGCTACGGCGCGCGCGTGATTATTCTCTGCGGCTGCGTGGTGCGGGTGGTGGGCTACCTGCTGTTGGCCTTTGGCTACAGTCTGCCCGTTATCATCGCCGGAGCGTGCCTCACCGGGATCGGCGGCGCGCTATTTTCTCCCTCCATTGAAGCCTTACTTGCAAAAGCCGGAACCCGCAGCGAGGTGCAGGGCAAACGCAGCCGCGCCGAGTGGTTCGCGCTGTTTGCGGTGTGCGGCGAGCTGGGGGCAGTGCTTGGGCCGGTAGCGGGCGCCCTGCTCACTGGCCTGGGCTTTCGCCAGGTGGCGCTGGCAGGGGCCGCGGTCTTCGTGGTGGCGCTGATCGTGCTGTTCTTCTGCCTGCCGGCCGGGTCGGCAAGAAACCAGCCGCTGCAGATAACCCCGTGGTGGACCACCTTTCGCCAGCCGCGGTTCGTGGCGTTCATCATCGCCTGGAGCAGCTGGCTGTTAAGCTATAACCAGCTCTATCTGGCGCTGCCGGTCGAGATCCAGCGTGCCGGAGGCAGCGAAAAAGATCTCGGCCCGCTGTTTATGCTGGCGTCGGGGCTGGTGATCCTTTTTCAGCTGCCGCTGGCGCGCTTTGCCCGACGGGTGGGCGCAGTGCGGATCCTGCCGGTGGGCTTTCTGCTGATTGCCGTATCGTTCCTGAGCGTCGCGCTCTTTGCGCCATCAGAACCAGCGGCCGGCTGGCTGCGTCTGCTGCCTGCGGCCTGCTTCGTCACGCTGCTGACTACCGGGCAGATGCTGCTGGTGCCGGCGGGCAAAGACGTGGTGCCGTGGTTTGCCAGCGAAGCGACCTTAGGCGCGCATTACGGCGCGCTGGCGACCGCAGGCGGCTGCGCGGTGCTGGCGGGGAATTTATTGCTGGGTGATCTGCTCGATCGGGCGCTGACACCCTCTGTCGGGGCGATGTACCCGTGGCTGGTGCTGGCGGTGTTTCCGTTTTGCAGCGCCCTCGCCATGGTCGTTATCTGTCGGCCAATGCGCAGGCCACGCGCCTGA
- a CDS encoding ABC transporter ATP-binding protein has product MSITAENITWKVGKKVIVDNVSLAVSQGQTVGLLGPNGSGKSSLLRILAGLRRPHTGTVALDGKSIAGIAKKQLARRVAFVEQHGMTDANMRVRDVVKLGRIPHHSPFSGWTAQDDETVNSALKTVDMLHNSDQGWQSLSGGERQRVHIARALAQMPTEILLDEPTNHLDIHHQMQLMQLISQLPVTSIVAIHDLNHASMFCDALIVMQKGRIVATGTPQEILTEELLWEVFRVKTRIELSPYHGKKHIHYLV; this is encoded by the coding sequence ATGAGCATCACTGCTGAAAATATCACCTGGAAGGTGGGTAAAAAGGTCATCGTCGATAATGTCTCGCTGGCGGTATCGCAGGGGCAGACCGTCGGTCTGCTGGGGCCAAACGGCTCCGGCAAATCGTCGCTGCTGCGGATCCTTGCCGGTTTGCGTCGCCCGCATACCGGCACCGTCGCGCTGGATGGCAAAAGCATTGCCGGGATCGCCAAAAAGCAGCTCGCCCGTCGGGTGGCTTTTGTGGAACAGCACGGTATGACCGATGCCAACATGCGCGTGCGGGACGTGGTGAAGCTGGGGCGTATTCCGCACCACTCCCCATTTTCCGGCTGGACGGCGCAGGATGACGAGACCGTCAATTCGGCACTGAAGACGGTGGATATGCTGCATAACAGCGATCAGGGCTGGCAGAGCCTCTCCGGTGGTGAACGCCAGCGCGTGCACATCGCCCGGGCGCTGGCCCAGATGCCGACCGAGATCCTGCTGGATGAACCCACCAACCACCTGGATATCCATCATCAGATGCAGCTGATGCAGCTGATCAGCCAGCTGCCGGTCACCAGCATCGTCGCCATCCACGACCTTAATCACGCCTCGATGTTCTGCGATGCGCTGATTGTGATGCAGAAAGGGCGTATTGTTGCTACCGGCACGCCGCAGGAAATTCTTACCGAAGAGCTGCTGTGGGAGGTGTTCCGGGTGAAAACCCGCATTGAGCTGTCGCCTTATCACGGCAAAAAACATATTCACTACCTCGTCTGA
- the mutS gene encoding DNA mismatch repair protein MutS, with translation MTTTDNFDAHTPMMQQYLKLKAQHPEILLFYRMGDFYELFYDDAKRASQLLDISLTKRGASAGEPIPMAGIPHHAVENYLAKLVNQGESVAICEQIGDPATSKGPVERKVVRIVTPGTISDEALLQERQDNLLAAIWQDSKGFGYATLDISSGRFRLSEPADRETMAAELQRTNPAELLYAEDFAEMALLEGRRGLRRRPLWEFEIDTARQQLNLQFGTRDLTGFGVENAPRGLCAAGCLLQYVKDTQRTALPHIRSITIERQQDSIIMDAATRRNLEITQNLAGGVENTLASVLDSTVTPMGSRMLKRWLHMPVRDTATLTGRQQTIGALQDRYSELQPVLRQVGDLERILARLALRTARPRDLARMRHAFQQLPELRSQLAEIDSAPVQKLREAMGEFSELRELLENAIIEAPPVLVRDGGVIAPGYNEELDEWRALADGATDYLDKLEIRERERLGLDTLKVGYNAVHGYFIQISRGQSHLAPIHYVRRQTLKNAERYIIPELKEYEDKVLTSKGKALALEKQLYDALFDMLMPHLADLQQSATALAELDVLVNLAERAETLNYCCPTFSDKPGVRITEGRHPVVEQVLNEPFIANPLNLSPQRRMLIITGPNMGGKSTYMRQTALIALLAYIGSYVPAQKVEIGPIDRIFTRVGAADDLASGRSTFMVEMTETANILHNATEYSLVLMDEIGRGTSTYDGLSLAWACAESLANKIKALTLFATHYFELTQLPEKMEGVANVHLDALEHGDTIAFMHSVQDGAASKSYGLAVAALAGVPKEVIKRARQKLRELESLAPNAAATQVDGTQMSLLMPAEETSPALEALENLDPDSLSPRQALEWIYRLKNLV, from the coding sequence ATGACCACTACTGACAATTTCGACGCGCACACCCCCATGATGCAGCAGTACCTGAAGCTGAAAGCTCAGCATCCGGAAATCCTGCTGTTTTACCGTATGGGTGACTTTTACGAGCTATTTTATGACGATGCGAAACGCGCGTCACAGCTGCTCGACATCTCGCTGACCAAACGCGGCGCCTCGGCCGGGGAACCGATCCCGATGGCCGGGATCCCGCATCACGCGGTTGAGAACTACCTGGCAAAGCTGGTTAATCAGGGAGAGTCGGTTGCCATCTGCGAACAGATTGGCGATCCGGCCACTTCGAAAGGCCCGGTCGAGCGTAAAGTAGTGCGCATCGTGACGCCCGGCACCATCAGCGATGAAGCGTTGCTGCAGGAGCGTCAGGATAATCTGCTCGCCGCCATCTGGCAGGACAGCAAAGGTTTCGGCTATGCCACCCTGGATATCAGCTCCGGACGTTTTCGCCTGAGCGAACCGGCCGATCGGGAAACCATGGCCGCCGAGCTGCAACGCACCAACCCGGCGGAGCTGCTGTATGCCGAAGATTTTGCGGAGATGGCGCTGCTCGAAGGCCGTCGCGGCCTGCGTCGCCGTCCGCTGTGGGAGTTTGAGATCGATACCGCGCGCCAGCAGCTCAACCTGCAGTTTGGCACCCGCGATCTGACCGGCTTTGGGGTTGAAAACGCCCCGCGTGGCCTTTGCGCTGCCGGCTGTTTGCTGCAGTACGTGAAAGACACCCAGCGCACTGCCCTGCCGCATATCCGCTCCATTACCATTGAACGCCAGCAGGACAGCATCATCATGGATGCCGCCACCCGTCGCAATCTGGAGATCACCCAGAACCTGGCCGGCGGCGTGGAAAACACCCTCGCCTCGGTGCTCGACAGCACCGTCACCCCGATGGGCAGCCGGATGCTGAAGCGCTGGCTGCACATGCCGGTTCGCGACACCGCTACGCTCACCGGACGCCAGCAGACCATCGGCGCTCTGCAGGATCGGTACAGCGAACTGCAGCCGGTGTTACGCCAGGTGGGCGATCTGGAGCGTATTCTGGCACGTCTGGCGCTGCGCACCGCACGCCCGCGCGATTTGGCCCGGATGCGTCACGCGTTCCAGCAACTGCCAGAACTGCGCAGCCAGCTGGCAGAGATCGACAGCGCGCCGGTGCAGAAGCTGCGCGAGGCGATGGGCGAATTCAGCGAACTGCGCGAACTACTGGAAAACGCCATTATCGAAGCCCCGCCGGTGCTGGTGCGTGACGGCGGCGTTATCGCCCCGGGCTATAACGAAGAGCTGGACGAGTGGCGCGCGCTGGCCGATGGCGCAACGGACTATCTTGATAAGCTGGAGATCCGCGAACGCGAGCGTCTCGGGCTGGATACCCTGAAGGTTGGCTATAACGCCGTACACGGCTACTTTATTCAGATCAGCCGCGGGCAGAGCCACCTGGCACCCATTCACTACGTGCGCCGTCAGACGCTGAAAAACGCCGAGCGTTATATTATCCCTGAGCTGAAAGAGTACGAAGACAAGGTTCTCACCTCAAAAGGCAAAGCGCTGGCGCTGGAAAAACAGCTGTATGACGCCCTGTTCGATATGCTGATGCCGCATCTGGCGGATCTGCAACAGAGCGCCACCGCGCTGGCCGAGCTGGATGTGCTGGTCAACCTGGCGGAACGCGCCGAGACGCTGAACTACTGCTGCCCGACCTTTAGCGATAAGCCCGGCGTGCGCATTACCGAAGGCCGTCATCCGGTGGTGGAGCAGGTGCTGAACGAACCGTTCATCGCTAACCCGCTGAACCTGTCGCCGCAGCGGCGGATGCTGATCATTACCGGGCCGAATATGGGCGGTAAAAGTACCTATATGCGACAGACGGCGCTGATTGCCCTGCTGGCCTATATCGGCAGCTACGTTCCGGCGCAAAAGGTGGAGATCGGTCCCATCGATCGTATCTTTACCCGCGTGGGCGCGGCGGACGATCTGGCGAGCGGTCGTTCGACCTTTATGGTGGAGATGACCGAAACCGCCAACATACTGCACAACGCCACAGAATACAGCCTGGTGCTGATGGATGAGATTGGCCGCGGAACCTCCACCTATGACGGGCTCTCGCTGGCGTGGGCATGCGCCGAAAGCCTGGCTAATAAAATCAAAGCCCTGACCCTGTTTGCCACCCACTACTTTGAGCTGACCCAGCTGCCGGAGAAGATGGAGGGCGTGGCGAACGTGCATCTGGATGCGCTGGAGCACGGGGATACTATTGCCTTTATGCACAGCGTGCAGGATGGCGCGGCGAGCAAAAGCTACGGTCTGGCCGTGGCGGCTCTGGCGGGGGTGCCGAAAGAGGTAATCAAGCGTGCGCGTCAAAAACTGCGCGAGCTGGAAAGCCTCGCGCCTAACGCGGCGGCCACTCAGGTGGACGGGACGCAGATGTCGTTGCTGATGCCAGCCGAAGAGACCTCCCCGGCGCTGGAGGCCCTGGAGAACCTCGATCCGGATTCCCTGTCGCCACGTCAGGCGCTGGAGTGGATTTATCGCTTAAAGAATCTGGTGTAG
- a CDS encoding non-oxidative hydroxyarylic acid decarboxylases subunit D yields the protein MICPRCADEHIEVMATSPVKDVWTVYQCQHCLYTWRDTEPLRRTNREHYPEAFRMTQKDIDEAPQVPTIPPLL from the coding sequence ATGATTTGTCCACGTTGTGCCGATGAACATATTGAAGTGATGGCGACGTCGCCGGTTAAAGATGTCTGGACGGTGTACCAGTGTCAGCACTGCCTGTACACATGGCGAGATACCGAGCCGCTGCGCCGCACCAACCGCGAGCACTATCCTGAAGCGTTTCGCATGACGCAGAAAGATATCGACGAGGCCCCGCAGGTGCCCACCATTCCGCCGCTATTGTAA